From a region of the Rathayibacter sp. VKM Ac-2804 genome:
- a CDS encoding DUF2520 domain-containing protein has product MPDARRDGRLGVGIIGAGPVGPVLGAALANAGHAVIGVATTSDAGRERVDALLPGAPVLAIPDLVERSELVIIAVPGGEIAALVAGLAATGAWQPGQLVLHTAAEHGFGVLSPALASGVIPLAVHPAMAFSGTSLDLARLAETYFAVTAPGPVLPIAQALVVEMGGEPVTVAEADRAAYAEAVSTATTFSTAIVEQAAGLLAGIGVDKPGFFLSSLVRSSVDDALRRAAG; this is encoded by the coding sequence ATGCCTGACGCCCGCCGCGACGGACGCCTCGGCGTCGGGATCATCGGCGCCGGACCCGTCGGTCCGGTGCTCGGCGCCGCGCTCGCCAACGCCGGGCACGCCGTGATCGGCGTCGCCACGACGAGCGACGCCGGCCGCGAGCGCGTCGACGCACTGCTGCCGGGCGCCCCGGTGCTCGCGATCCCGGATCTCGTCGAGCGGAGCGAGCTGGTGATCATCGCCGTCCCGGGCGGCGAGATCGCCGCACTCGTCGCCGGACTCGCCGCCACCGGGGCCTGGCAGCCCGGGCAGCTCGTGCTGCACACCGCGGCCGAGCACGGCTTCGGTGTGCTCTCGCCGGCTCTCGCCTCGGGAGTCATCCCGCTCGCCGTGCACCCGGCGATGGCGTTCAGCGGCACGAGCCTCGACCTCGCCCGCCTCGCCGAGACCTACTTCGCGGTAACCGCGCCCGGCCCGGTGCTGCCCATCGCGCAGGCCCTCGTCGTCGAGATGGGCGGCGAGCCGGTCACCGTCGCGGAGGCGGACCGCGCCGCCTACGCCGAGGCCGTCTCGACCGCGACCACCTTCTCGACCGCCATCGTCGAGCAGGCCGCCGGCCTCCTTGCCGGCATCGGCGTCGACAAGCCCGGCTTCTTCCTCTCCAGCCTCGTCCGCTCCTCCGTCGACGACGCCCTCCGCCGCGCGGCCGGCTGA
- a CDS encoding PH domain-containing protein, translating to MSEAPAAVRGIETDLADGEWHRLHPATPVLKGGIGLLVVLGLLITNLRERLLELFLPGPGGDYESGDPVDALIDRGLIGWALLAVAAGLAVAVLAFWLSWRMHTFRITDEIVEVRSGVLFRTNRRARLDRIQGIAVQRPLFARLFGAAKLEVSVAGQDANVQLSYLGSRLVDALRRDILRLASGVREREAVAGEAPAGGFLARRIEEFGEPAEDAPPESVVSIPPGRLLGSLVFSGFTLFLLVSVVAVVFTSVYGSPYVLFAILPGLIGSGSYYVRQFVRSLRYSIASTPDGVRVGYGVLSTSSDTLPPGRIHAVEITQPLLWRPFGWWQVKIDRAGHAASRGANGEPNTTILPVGDLAAVERVLSLLLPGADEGAEATPVGDALRRRDAPGFTSAPRSAMLLRPFSWRRTGFRLAEDVVVLRSGAVWRRVTVVPLARMQSVGVQQGPLQRMLGLASARVHTVAGPVTPLVPVMSVADGLAFFERVGRAGTAAAERDASHHWGRRAVDAPTPRDAWAAPEGDPYA from the coding sequence GTGAGCGAGGCTCCTGCGGCCGTCCGCGGCATCGAGACCGACCTCGCCGACGGGGAGTGGCACCGCCTGCACCCGGCGACGCCCGTGCTCAAGGGCGGGATCGGCCTGCTGGTCGTCCTCGGCCTCCTCATCACGAACCTCCGCGAGCGCCTGCTCGAGCTCTTCCTCCCCGGCCCCGGCGGCGATTACGAGAGCGGCGATCCGGTCGACGCGCTGATCGACCGCGGGCTGATCGGCTGGGCGCTGCTCGCCGTAGCGGCCGGTCTCGCCGTGGCCGTGCTCGCCTTCTGGCTGTCCTGGCGGATGCACACCTTCCGCATCACCGACGAGATCGTCGAGGTGCGCTCGGGCGTGCTGTTCCGCACCAACCGCCGCGCGCGGCTCGACCGCATCCAGGGCATCGCGGTGCAGCGCCCGCTGTTCGCCCGGCTGTTCGGCGCGGCCAAGCTCGAGGTCAGCGTCGCCGGCCAGGACGCGAACGTGCAGCTCTCCTACCTCGGCTCGCGGCTGGTCGACGCCCTCCGCCGCGACATCCTGCGGCTGGCCTCCGGCGTGCGCGAGCGGGAGGCGGTCGCGGGGGAGGCCCCGGCCGGCGGCTTCCTCGCGCGCCGGATCGAGGAGTTCGGCGAGCCGGCCGAGGACGCGCCGCCCGAGTCGGTCGTCTCGATCCCGCCGGGCCGGCTGCTCGGCTCGCTGGTGTTCAGCGGCTTCACGCTCTTCCTGCTGGTGTCGGTGGTCGCCGTCGTCTTCACCTCGGTCTACGGCTCGCCCTACGTGCTGTTCGCGATCCTGCCCGGTCTGATCGGCTCGGGCAGCTACTACGTCCGCCAGTTCGTCCGCTCGCTGCGCTACTCGATCGCGTCGACGCCCGACGGCGTCCGCGTCGGCTACGGCGTGCTCTCGACCAGCAGCGACACCCTGCCGCCCGGCCGGATCCACGCGGTCGAGATCACCCAGCCGCTGCTCTGGCGCCCGTTCGGCTGGTGGCAGGTGAAGATCGACCGGGCCGGCCACGCGGCCTCGCGCGGTGCGAACGGCGAGCCGAACACGACGATCCTGCCGGTCGGCGATCTCGCCGCGGTCGAGCGGGTCCTGTCGCTGCTGCTGCCGGGCGCGGACGAGGGCGCCGAGGCGACCCCGGTCGGCGACGCGCTGCGCCGCCGCGACGCCCCCGGCTTCACCAGCGCGCCCCGCTCGGCGATGCTGCTGCGCCCGTTCTCCTGGCGGCGCACGGGGTTCCGCCTCGCGGAGGACGTCGTGGTGCTGCGCAGCGGTGCCGTCTGGCGCCGCGTCACGGTCGTCCCGCTCGCCCGCATGCAGAGCGTCGGCGTGCAGCAGGGGCCGCTCCAGCGGATGCTCGGGTTGGCCTCCGCGCGCGTGCACACGGTCGCCGGGCCGGTGACGCCGCTGGTGCCGGTGATGAGCGTCGCCGACGGCCTCGCCTTCTTCGAGCGCGTGGGCCGGGCAGGGACTGCCGCGGCCGAGCGCGACGCCAGCCACCACTGGGGGCGGCGCGCCGTCGACGCCCCGACGCCCCGCGACGCGTGGGCCGCACCCGAGGGGGACCCGTATGCCTGA
- the folB gene encoding dihydroneopterin aldolase, translating to MTDPARAAATAPRLDAAALALRDSITLTGLRVRAHHGVFDFERENGQDFVIDATVWLDLAPAASGDALAETVHYGELAIALADAVTRDPVDLIETVAERLAAVALSFAAAEVVRITVHKPDAPIPLPFDDVAVQITRVRP from the coding sequence GTGACCGACCCCGCCCGCGCCGCCGCCACTGCGCCGCGTCTCGACGCCGCCGCGCTCGCCCTGCGCGACTCGATCACCCTGACGGGGCTGCGGGTGCGCGCGCACCACGGCGTCTTCGACTTCGAGCGCGAGAACGGCCAGGACTTCGTCATCGACGCGACGGTCTGGCTCGACCTCGCCCCTGCCGCGAGCGGTGACGCTCTGGCCGAGACGGTGCACTACGGCGAGCTGGCGATCGCCCTGGCGGACGCCGTCACCCGCGACCCGGTCGACCTGATCGAGACCGTCGCCGAGCGCCTCGCCGCGGTCGCCCTGAGCTTCGCTGCCGCCGAGGTGGTGCGGATCACCGTGCACAAGCCCGACGCGCCCATCCCGCTGCCGTTCGACGACGTCGCCGTGCAGATCACCCGGGTCCGCCCGTGA
- the folP gene encoding dihydropteroate synthase, with the protein MGPVVTDLVPGHRAALLGILNVTPDSFSDGGRWLSVDDAVRHGIGMTRPSGEGPASFGADVVDVGGESTRPGAARVDAAAEQARVLPVVRALAAEGVRVSIDTMSAATAEAALDAGAVVVNDVSGGLADPAMLPLVAERGAVYIAMHWRGHSAGMTALASYADVVAEVRSELERRVDAARAAGIRDEHLILDPGLGFAKDGGHDWALLVHLDAIVSLGLPVLVGHSRKRFLAPFAPAGSTAAERDDVTALLSLAAVDRGAWGVRVHDVRSSARALALGARLQEELP; encoded by the coding sequence GTGGGTCCCGTCGTCACCGATCTCGTCCCCGGCCACCGCGCCGCCCTCCTCGGGATCCTCAACGTCACCCCCGACTCCTTCAGCGACGGCGGCCGCTGGCTCTCCGTCGACGACGCGGTCCGGCACGGGATCGGCATGACCCGGCCCTCGGGGGAGGGGCCGGCCTCCTTCGGTGCGGACGTCGTCGACGTCGGCGGCGAGTCGACCCGGCCCGGTGCCGCGCGCGTCGACGCCGCAGCCGAGCAGGCCCGCGTGCTCCCCGTGGTCCGCGCCCTCGCGGCCGAGGGCGTCCGCGTGAGCATCGACACGATGAGCGCGGCGACCGCCGAGGCCGCGCTCGACGCGGGCGCGGTCGTCGTCAACGACGTCTCCGGCGGGCTCGCCGACCCGGCGATGCTCCCGCTCGTCGCCGAGCGCGGAGCGGTCTACATCGCGATGCACTGGCGCGGCCACAGTGCGGGGATGACGGCGCTCGCCTCCTACGCCGACGTGGTGGCCGAGGTGCGCTCCGAGCTCGAGCGCCGCGTCGACGCCGCCCGAGCGGCCGGGATCCGCGACGAGCACCTGATCCTCGACCCCGGTCTCGGCTTCGCGAAGGACGGCGGCCACGACTGGGCGCTGCTCGTCCACCTGGACGCGATCGTCTCGCTCGGGCTGCCGGTGCTGGTGGGCCACTCGCGCAAGCGCTTCCTCGCGCCCTTCGCGCCGGCCGGCTCGACCGCCGCGGAGCGCGACGACGTGACGGCGCTGCTGAGCCTCGCCGCCGTCGACCGCGGCGCCTGGGGCGTCCGGGTGCACGACGTCCGCTCGAGCGCCCGCGCCCTCGCGCTCGGCGCCCGCCTCCAGGAGGAGCTCCCGTGA
- the panC gene encoding pantoate--beta-alanine ligase — translation MERIGELRGTLQEARRSGARIALVPTMGALHAGHLALVDRAREIADVVVVSIFVNPLQFGPNEDLDRYPRDLAADVALLEERGVEHVFAPSVAEMYPDGPSSTRVVAGEVGSLYEGRSRPGHFDGMLTVVSKLLHIVQPDVAMFGQKDAQQLFLVRRMVRDLDLPVAIEGVATVREEDGLALSSRNRYLDARERRAARTIPLLLEAAASAADRGLDAVVAAAQSASRGEPLVKLDYLVVANPATLLPVDDDHRGPALVLVAAVVGSTRLLDNGPILLA, via the coding sequence ATCGAACGCATCGGCGAGCTCCGCGGGACGCTGCAGGAGGCGCGGCGCTCGGGGGCGCGCATCGCCCTCGTGCCGACCATGGGCGCGCTGCACGCCGGGCACCTCGCCCTCGTCGACCGGGCGCGCGAGATCGCGGACGTGGTCGTCGTGTCGATCTTCGTGAATCCGCTGCAGTTCGGCCCGAACGAGGACCTCGACCGCTACCCGCGCGACCTGGCGGCCGACGTCGCCCTGCTCGAGGAGCGCGGCGTCGAGCACGTCTTCGCGCCGAGCGTCGCCGAGATGTACCCGGACGGCCCCTCCTCCACCCGCGTCGTCGCCGGGGAGGTCGGCTCGCTCTACGAGGGCCGCTCGCGCCCCGGCCACTTCGACGGCATGCTGACCGTCGTCTCGAAGCTCCTCCACATCGTCCAGCCCGATGTCGCGATGTTCGGGCAGAAGGACGCGCAGCAGCTCTTCCTCGTCCGCAGGATGGTGCGCGACCTCGATCTGCCCGTCGCGATCGAGGGCGTGGCCACCGTCCGCGAGGAGGACGGCCTCGCGCTCTCCAGCCGCAACCGCTACCTCGACGCCCGCGAGCGCCGGGCCGCCCGCACGATCCCGCTCCTGCTCGAGGCCGCCGCCTCCGCCGCCGACCGCGGGCTCGACGCCGTCGTCGCCGCCGCGCAGTCCGCCTCGAGGGGCGAGCCGCTGGTTAAGCTGGACTACCTCGTCGTCGCGAATCCGGCGACGCTCCTGCCGGTCGACGACGACCACCGCGGCCCGGCCCTCGTGCTCGTCGCCGCGGTCGTCGGCTCCACCCGGCTCCTCGACAACGGCCCGATCCTGCTCGCCTGA
- the cls gene encoding cardiolipin synthase, translating to MNGPDWSLVLAVGAIVVELVVRVIAVIVVPRNRRPTTGLAWLMAIFLIPYVGILLFLFIGSYRLPRKRRRKQEEINRFILESTEGIDRVARNHPWPLWLESVVTLNRNLGAMPLVGGNDARLQGGYEQTIRAMADEIDRARSYVHCEFYILAADTTTAPFFDALDRAVARGVTVRILLDHIASIRVPGYYTGTHRRLRALERAGAHWSYMLPVRPWLGQYQRPDLRNHRKLLIVDGNAAFMGSQNVVDSSYNKRGNIRRGLHWHDLMVRLEGPVVQGINAIFITDWYSETDELLLRESAPMEALQQRDTIDCQVVPSGPGFDGENNLRLFLALLYSAQKSIIITSPYFVPDEAMLYAITTATRRGVHVELFVSEIGDQAVVYHAQRSYYETLLTAGVRIWMYRKPTILHAKHFTIDDDVAVIGSSNMDMRSFTLNLEVSLMVRGADFVEDLREVQQDYREHSRELTLREWRQQPLRSTILDNLARLTSALQ from the coding sequence GTGAACGGACCGGACTGGTCGCTCGTCCTCGCGGTGGGCGCCATCGTCGTCGAGCTCGTCGTCCGCGTGATCGCGGTCATCGTGGTCCCGCGCAACCGCCGCCCGACCACCGGCCTCGCCTGGCTGATGGCGATCTTCCTGATCCCCTACGTCGGCATCCTGCTCTTCCTCTTCATCGGCAGCTACCGCCTCCCGCGCAAGCGCCGGCGCAAGCAGGAGGAGATCAACCGCTTCATCCTCGAGTCGACGGAGGGCATCGACCGGGTCGCGCGCAACCACCCGTGGCCGCTCTGGCTCGAGTCGGTCGTCACGCTCAACCGCAACCTCGGCGCGATGCCCCTCGTCGGCGGCAACGACGCCCGGCTGCAGGGCGGCTACGAGCAGACGATCCGGGCGATGGCCGACGAGATCGACCGGGCCCGCAGCTACGTGCACTGCGAGTTCTACATCCTCGCCGCCGACACGACGACGGCTCCCTTCTTCGACGCTCTCGACCGCGCGGTCGCGCGCGGCGTGACGGTGCGGATCCTGCTCGATCACATCGCGTCGATCCGCGTCCCCGGCTACTACACCGGCACGCACCGCCGCCTCAGGGCGCTGGAGCGGGCCGGCGCGCACTGGTCCTACATGCTCCCCGTGCGCCCCTGGCTCGGCCAGTACCAGCGGCCCGATCTGCGCAATCACCGCAAGCTGCTGATCGTGGACGGCAACGCCGCCTTCATGGGCTCGCAGAACGTCGTCGACTCCAGCTACAACAAGCGCGGCAACATCCGGCGCGGCCTGCACTGGCACGACCTGATGGTGCGCCTCGAGGGCCCGGTGGTGCAGGGCATCAACGCCATCTTCATCACCGACTGGTACAGCGAGACGGACGAGCTGCTCCTGCGCGAGTCGGCGCCGATGGAGGCGCTGCAGCAGCGCGACACGATCGACTGCCAGGTGGTGCCGAGCGGGCCGGGCTTCGACGGCGAGAACAATCTCCGCCTCTTCCTCGCACTGCTCTACTCGGCGCAGAAGTCGATCATCATCACGAGCCCGTACTTCGTCCCCGACGAGGCGATGCTCTACGCGATCACCACCGCCACCCGCCGCGGCGTGCACGTCGAGCTCTTCGTCTCCGAGATCGGCGACCAGGCCGTGGTCTACCACGCGCAGCGCTCCTACTACGAGACGCTGCTCACCGCGGGCGTGCGGATCTGGATGTACCGCAAGCCCACGATCCTGCACGCGAAGCACTTCACCATCGACGACGACGTCGCCGTGATCGGCTCGAGCAACATGGACATGCGCTCCTTCACGCTCAACCTCGAGGTGTCGCTGATGGTGCGCGGCGCGGACTTCGTCGAGGACCTCCGGGAGGTGCAGCAGGACTACCGGGAGCACTCCCGGGAGCTGACGCTGCGGGAGTGGCGGCAGCAGCCGCTGCGCTCGACGATCCTCGACAATCTCGCCCGGCTCACCTCGGCCCTCCAATAG
- a CDS encoding PH domain-containing protein produces MADDQEATPSAAPVPLSAEPLTSEPLSRREARIREAAIEQEREAVQPEHDAVQQEGVRLDPAAPGSSGGDRLDLAGLWRRVSPKYVAVEVVSAVVSSAVLLVMPIGMLLIGVDWAWILVLAAAVLAVTLLIVAPRRARAYGYQLREDDLLFRRGIMFQRFVSVPYGRMQLIDVNRGPLARALGLADLRFVTAAAATGVSIPGLVDGDAEELRDRLVELAESRRAGL; encoded by the coding sequence ATGGCCGACGACCAGGAGGCGACCCCCTCGGCCGCCCCGGTGCCGCTGAGCGCGGAGCCGCTGACCTCGGAGCCGCTGAGCCGTCGTGAGGCGCGGATCCGCGAGGCGGCGATCGAGCAGGAGCGCGAGGCGGTCCAGCCGGAGCACGACGCCGTCCAGCAGGAGGGCGTCCGGCTCGACCCCGCCGCTCCCGGGTCCTCCGGGGGCGACCGCCTCGACCTGGCCGGCCTGTGGCGCCGGGTCTCGCCCAAGTACGTGGCCGTCGAGGTCGTCTCGGCCGTGGTCTCGAGCGCGGTGCTCCTCGTCATGCCGATCGGGATGCTCCTGATCGGCGTCGACTGGGCCTGGATCCTCGTCCTCGCGGCCGCTGTCCTCGCCGTCACGCTGCTGATCGTCGCGCCCCGCCGTGCTCGCGCCTACGGCTACCAGCTGCGCGAGGACGACCTGCTCTTCCGTCGCGGCATCATGTTCCAGCGCTTCGTCTCGGTGCCCTACGGGCGCATGCAGCTGATCGACGTCAACCGCGGCCCGCTCGCCCGCGCGCTCGGCCTGGCCGACCTGCGCTTCGTGACCGCCGCCGCGGCGACCGGCGTCAGCATCCCCGGGCTCGTCGACGGCGACGCCGAGGAGCTGCGCGATCGGCTCGTCGAGCTGGCGGAGTCGCGCCGGGCCGGCCTGTGA
- the lysS gene encoding lysine--tRNA ligase yields MVDTPGTPVPPSEPTPEEASEQKAVRLAKRERLIELAADDLGGGAYPVSVPVTDTIAAVRARHEGIAPDVRTGEQVGLAGRVVFQRNTGKLCFATLQAGDGSRIQAMVSLGDVGEESLASWKELVDLGDHLFVAGEVLSSKRGELSVWVSDWSIAAKAILPLPNLHNELGDETRMRQRYLDLIVRPQARETVIARSTVNASLRRTFVDHGFLEVETPMLQVMHGGASARPFATHSNAFDTELYLRIAPELYLKRAVVGGIDRVFEINRNFRNEGADSTHSPEFAMLEAYQAYGDYSSIADLTQELIQNAALAVAGSHVVTWADGTEYDLGGEWDRISMYESLSLAAGIAITPETPLVELETLAAREGVEVHVPTHGKYVEELWEHFVKGGLVRPTFVMDFPVDTSPLVRAHRSIPGVVEKWDLYVRGFELATGYSELIDPVVQRERFVEQAQQAAAGDDEAMRLDEDFLRALEHGMPPTGGMGMGIDRLLMAVTGLGIRETILFPLVK; encoded by the coding sequence ATGGTCGACACCCCCGGCACCCCCGTGCCCCCGTCCGAGCCCACGCCCGAGGAGGCCTCCGAGCAGAAGGCCGTGCGCCTGGCCAAGCGCGAGCGCCTGATCGAGCTCGCCGCCGACGACCTCGGCGGCGGCGCCTATCCCGTCTCCGTCCCGGTCACGGACACCATCGCGGCGGTGCGCGCGCGCCACGAGGGCATCGCGCCCGACGTGAGGACGGGTGAGCAGGTCGGCCTCGCCGGCCGCGTCGTCTTCCAGCGCAACACCGGCAAGCTCTGCTTCGCGACGCTGCAGGCGGGCGACGGCTCGCGGATCCAGGCGATGGTGTCGCTCGGCGACGTCGGCGAGGAGTCGCTGGCGAGCTGGAAGGAGCTCGTCGACCTCGGCGACCACCTCTTCGTCGCCGGCGAGGTCCTCTCCAGCAAGCGCGGCGAGCTGAGCGTCTGGGTCTCCGACTGGAGCATCGCGGCGAAGGCGATCCTCCCGCTGCCGAACCTGCACAACGAGCTCGGCGACGAGACCCGGATGCGCCAGCGCTACCTCGACCTGATCGTGCGCCCCCAGGCCCGAGAGACCGTGATCGCCCGCTCCACCGTCAACGCCTCGCTCCGGAGGACCTTCGTCGACCACGGCTTCCTCGAGGTCGAGACCCCGATGCTCCAGGTGATGCACGGCGGTGCCTCCGCCCGCCCCTTCGCCACGCACTCGAACGCCTTCGACACCGAGCTCTACCTCCGCATCGCGCCGGAGCTCTACCTCAAGCGCGCCGTCGTCGGCGGCATCGACCGCGTCTTCGAGATCAACCGCAACTTCCGCAACGAGGGCGCCGACTCGACGCACTCGCCCGAGTTCGCGATGCTCGAGGCGTACCAGGCCTACGGCGACTACTCGAGCATCGCCGACCTCACCCAGGAGCTGATCCAGAACGCGGCGCTCGCCGTCGCGGGCTCGCACGTGGTCACCTGGGCCGACGGCACCGAGTACGACCTCGGCGGCGAGTGGGACCGGATCTCGATGTACGAGAGCCTCTCACTGGCCGCCGGCATCGCGATCACGCCGGAGACCCCGCTGGTCGAGCTCGAGACCCTCGCCGCGCGCGAGGGCGTCGAGGTGCATGTGCCCACCCACGGCAAGTACGTCGAGGAGCTCTGGGAGCACTTCGTCAAGGGCGGCCTCGTCCGGCCGACCTTCGTCATGGACTTCCCCGTCGACACCTCGCCGCTCGTGCGCGCGCACCGGAGCATCCCGGGCGTCGTGGAGAAGTGGGACCTCTACGTCCGCGGCTTCGAGCTGGCCACCGGCTACTCCGAGCTGATCGACCCGGTCGTGCAGCGCGAGCGCTTCGTCGAGCAGGCGCAGCAGGCCGCGGCCGGCGACGACGAGGCGATGCGCCTCGACGAGGACTTCCTCCGCGCGCTCGAGCACGGCATGCCGCCGACCGGCGGCATGGGCATGGGCATCGACCGCCTGCTGATGGCCGTCACCGGTCTGGGGATCCGCGAGACCATCCTCTTCCCGCTGGTCAAGTAG
- a CDS encoding DUF3180 domain-containing protein, translating to MKRTRISSLLGLGLAGAVVGFLIDLAIAAAGRPVLIPPLTVPLTLVVVAALVIGFAIPIHRATKGTLRRPIDPFRAMRVVVLAKASSLVGALLLGASGGVLVYLLSRPVVPSLGSVWQDVSAIVGAIVLLVAGLVAEHLCTIPPTDDDDPAVGEVNHA from the coding sequence GTGAAGCGCACCCGCATCAGCTCCCTGCTCGGCCTCGGCCTCGCCGGGGCCGTCGTCGGCTTCCTGATCGACCTGGCGATCGCCGCCGCGGGGCGCCCGGTGCTGATCCCGCCGCTCACGGTCCCGCTCACGCTCGTGGTGGTCGCGGCGCTCGTGATCGGGTTCGCGATCCCGATCCACCGTGCGACGAAGGGGACGCTCCGCCGCCCCATCGATCCCTTCCGCGCGATGCGCGTGGTCGTGCTGGCCAAGGCCTCCAGCCTCGTCGGCGCGCTGCTGCTCGGGGCGTCCGGCGGGGTGCTCGTCTACCTGCTGAGCAGGCCGGTGGTGCCTTCGCTAGGCTCCGTGTGGCAGGACGTGTCCGCCATCGTCGGCGCGATCGTCCTGCTGGTGGCCGGTCTGGTCGCCGAGCACCTGTGCACCATCCCGCCGACCGATGACGACGACCCCGCTGTCGGCGAGGTGAACCACGCCTGA
- the folK gene encoding 2-amino-4-hydroxy-6-hydroxymethyldihydropteridine diphosphokinase, whose amino-acid sequence MRPRPQRLLPERRVVLALGSNLGDRLAHLETAVRSLATTPGLRIDAVSKVVESPAWKLDGVDEDAPAYFNTVVIGSTTLEPDDLLAATAAIESAGGRVRGEGEERWGDRTLDIDVVAVGGVVRDDAHLTLPHPRAGERAFVLEPWLDVDPHAVLPGRGPVAELRARATDRVTDRPEAIAWRRTRSSGDASRGTTTTAPSTAPGRTDPESSTP is encoded by the coding sequence GTGAGGCCCCGGCCGCAGCGGCTGCTCCCCGAGCGCCGCGTCGTCCTCGCCCTGGGCAGCAACCTGGGCGACCGGCTCGCGCACCTCGAGACCGCCGTCCGGTCCCTCGCGACGACACCCGGGCTCCGGATCGACGCCGTGTCGAAGGTGGTCGAGTCGCCGGCCTGGAAGCTCGACGGCGTCGACGAGGACGCGCCCGCCTACTTCAACACCGTGGTCATCGGATCGACGACCCTCGAGCCGGACGACCTGCTCGCCGCCACCGCCGCGATCGAGAGCGCGGGCGGGCGGGTCCGCGGCGAGGGCGAGGAGCGCTGGGGCGACCGCACACTCGACATCGACGTCGTCGCCGTCGGCGGGGTCGTCCGCGACGACGCGCACCTCACGCTCCCGCACCCCCGCGCCGGCGAGCGCGCCTTCGTGCTGGAGCCGTGGCTCGACGTCGACCCGCACGCCGTCCTGCCGGGGCGCGGACCGGTCGCGGAGCTCCGCGCGAGAGCGACGGACCGGGTGACCGACCGGCCCGAGGCGATAGCGTGGCGGCGCACGCGGTCCTCGGGAGACGCCTCCCGCGGAACGACCACCACCGCACCGAGCACCGCCCCCGGCCGCACCGACCCCGAGAGCAGCACTCCGTGA
- a CDS encoding AraC family transcriptional regulator has protein sequence MIPRPAHRNPLCIPLSAGARAVRLRGSEGVAALRRTVDVSVPTTAGFRMDLAIAATERVRVLHVVSTPFAIRWPGSSAVDGSSVFVLPMEGSLAVDASADLLEVDEGGLALSTEDPVVVRSSRPVRLLVLCADNGVSERRRADPVRVVPATSTTATARTMLRAFLAELDPENAVQAEYLEGTVLRLARLLGSEREEGTRERLGLHDMVEAALQVIQADFSDPTLDPSTVARRCRVSLRTLQRAVADERGSTLRKLISDVRTENALRLVGTPDSAALPLSDIARRSGFSSPERLRRAIATETGLSPSEYRRRLNGEDLAAG, from the coding sequence GTGATCCCTCGCCCCGCTCATCGCAATCCGCTCTGCATCCCGCTCAGCGCCGGCGCCCGAGCCGTCCGGCTCCGCGGCTCGGAGGGCGTCGCCGCGCTCCGCCGCACGGTCGACGTGTCGGTCCCGACGACGGCGGGGTTCCGGATGGACCTCGCCATCGCCGCGACCGAGCGCGTCCGCGTGCTGCACGTCGTCTCGACGCCGTTCGCGATCCGCTGGCCAGGGTCGAGCGCGGTCGACGGCTCCTCCGTCTTCGTGCTGCCGATGGAGGGCTCGCTCGCCGTCGACGCGTCGGCCGACCTGCTCGAGGTCGACGAGGGCGGGCTCGCCCTCTCCACGGAGGACCCGGTCGTCGTCCGCTCGTCCCGCCCGGTCCGCCTCCTCGTGCTCTGCGCCGACAACGGCGTCTCGGAGCGCCGTCGCGCCGACCCCGTCCGGGTCGTCCCCGCCACCTCGACCACCGCGACTGCGCGGACGATGCTGCGGGCGTTCCTCGCCGAGCTCGACCCCGAGAACGCGGTGCAGGCCGAGTACCTCGAGGGCACCGTCCTGCGCCTCGCCCGGCTGCTCGGCTCGGAGCGGGAGGAGGGCACGCGCGAGCGCCTCGGCCTGCACGACATGGTCGAGGCCGCCCTGCAGGTCATCCAGGCCGACTTCAGCGACCCCACGCTCGACCCGAGCACGGTGGCGCGGCGCTGCCGGGTCAGCCTGCGCACGCTGCAGCGCGCGGTGGCGGACGAGCGCGGCTCGACCCTCCGGAAGCTCATCTCGGACGTCCGCACCGAGAACGCACTGCGACTCGTCGGGACGCCGGACTCTGCCGCGCTGCCGCTGAGCGACATCGCCCGGCGCTCCGGCTTCTCCTCGCCCGAGCGGCTGCGGCGGGCCATCGCGACGGAGACCGGGCTGTCGCCGAGCGAGTACCGGCGCCGGCTGAACGGCGAGGACCTCGCCGCGGGCTGA